One window of Futiania mangrovi genomic DNA carries:
- a CDS encoding ABC transporter permease: protein MRQSLDTILLVLGILAVWQLLNWSAGDIAIASPAATFARAGELLTSATFWPHVWETASALVYALLIAILGGLTVGLALGLHKVSGEVAEPILISLYSLPKITLYPLILLVFGLGMSAKVAFGAIHGIIPVAIFTLGAVRTIAPVYFKTARVLRLSRGQLVSTVVVPAAIPELVSGLRVGFSLTLLGVMIGEMFASQRGLGYLIMNAIGTLDVPTMMAVILILATVAIAISGGLLYLDRRLHHRAS, encoded by the coding sequence ATGCGCCAATCCCTCGACACGATTCTCCTGGTGCTCGGCATCCTCGCCGTGTGGCAGCTTCTCAACTGGTCGGCGGGCGACATCGCCATCGCCTCGCCGGCCGCGACGTTCGCGCGCGCGGGTGAGCTGCTGACGAGCGCGACATTCTGGCCGCACGTCTGGGAAACCGCCTCCGCGCTCGTCTATGCGCTCCTCATCGCGATCCTGGGCGGGCTGACCGTCGGCCTTGCGCTCGGCCTGCACAAGGTATCGGGCGAGGTGGCGGAGCCGATCCTGATCTCGCTCTATTCGCTGCCCAAGATCACGCTCTACCCGCTGATCCTGCTGGTGTTCGGCCTCGGCATGTCGGCCAAGGTGGCGTTCGGTGCGATCCATGGCATCATTCCGGTCGCGATCTTCACGCTCGGCGCGGTCAGGACCATCGCGCCCGTCTATTTCAAGACTGCCCGGGTGCTGAGGCTGAGCCGCGGCCAGCTCGTCTCCACCGTGGTGGTTCCGGCGGCGATCCCCGAGCTTGTCTCGGGCCTTCGCGTCGGCTTCTCGCTGACCCTGCTCGGCGTGATGATCGGGGAGATGTTCGCCTCCCAGCGCGGGCTGGGCTACCTCATCATGAACGCCATCGGGACGCTGGACGTGCCGACCATGATGGCGGTGATCCTGATCCTTGCGACGGTCGCCATCGCGATCAGCGGCGGGCTGCTCTATCTCGACCGCCGGCTGCATCACCGCGCGTCCTGA
- a CDS encoding isocitrate lyase/PEP mutase family protein — protein sequence METPAARLRTLLEEPVLRLMPCCFDPLSARLIREAGFPLSLMSGFAVSGSRLAMPDTGLISFAEMVDQLGAICDAEPDLLVIGDGDTGFGNAMNAQRTVRAYAKAGAAAVMIEDQVSPKKCGHTKGKQVVSRKEARMKVRAAVDAARTGPHDILVMARTDARAPLGFEEALARCHDFVEEGADIIFLEAPENAEEMRAFTAAIDRPCMANMVRGGKTPVPAPAELQAMGFRIAAYPLTLLTASIAAQRAALKAIADGDDATVPQVDFETLKTLVGFDDYYAGEERYRAD from the coding sequence GTGGAGACACCCGCCGCGCGCCTGCGCACCTTGCTGGAGGAGCCCGTCCTCCGCCTCATGCCGTGCTGCTTCGATCCGCTGTCCGCGCGGCTGATCCGCGAGGCGGGCTTCCCGCTGTCGCTGATGAGCGGCTTTGCCGTGTCCGGCAGCCGGCTTGCCATGCCGGACACCGGACTCATCTCCTTCGCCGAGATGGTCGACCAGCTTGGCGCGATCTGCGACGCGGAGCCGGACCTGCTGGTCATCGGCGACGGCGACACGGGCTTCGGCAACGCGATGAACGCGCAGCGCACGGTCCGCGCCTATGCAAAGGCCGGGGCCGCCGCCGTGATGATCGAGGACCAGGTCTCGCCGAAGAAGTGCGGCCACACCAAGGGCAAGCAGGTCGTCTCGCGCAAGGAGGCGCGCATGAAGGTCCGCGCCGCGGTCGACGCCGCGCGCACCGGCCCACACGACATCCTCGTCATGGCGCGGACCGACGCGCGTGCGCCGCTGGGCTTCGAGGAGGCGCTCGCCCGCTGCCATGACTTCGTGGAGGAAGGCGCCGACATCATCTTCCTCGAGGCGCCGGAAAACGCCGAGGAGATGCGCGCCTTCACCGCCGCCATCGACAGGCCCTGCATGGCCAACATGGTGCGCGGCGGCAAGACGCCCGTGCCGGCGCCGGCGGAGCTTCAGGCGATGGGCTTCCGGATCGCGGCCTATCCGCTGACGCTGCTGACCGCCAGCATCGCGGCCCAGCGCGCGGCGCTGAAGGCCATTGCCGACGGCGATGACGCGACCGTGCCGCAGGTCGACTTCGAGACGCTCAAGACGCTCGTCGGCTTCGACGACTACTACGCCGGCGAGGAGAGATACCGCGCCGACTGA
- a CDS encoding EthD family reductase: MRKLVHLYKRRPGMEVADFHARLAGAAEGDPDIPGLVRYVQSHSLLKGYARGELAFDAMEEFAFAHPDLAGLWCASPGAGDLLARREGILDPGATITLIVDVHRIKSRPVPAGAVKSIELVTRRDSLSLADFRHHWRVVHGPLAATIPSVLRYEQNHCALEDYMGGGAPRLDGLAITWFATTDAMREGARTQAYTDTRADEPNFLPDGHLPTVLAREVLER; this comes from the coding sequence ATGCGCAAGCTCGTCCATCTCTACAAGCGCCGTCCCGGGATGGAGGTTGCGGACTTTCACGCCCGGCTGGCGGGGGCCGCAGAGGGCGACCCGGACATTCCGGGCCTTGTCCGCTATGTGCAGTCGCACAGCCTGCTCAAGGGCTATGCCAGGGGCGAACTGGCCTTCGACGCGATGGAGGAGTTCGCCTTCGCCCACCCCGACCTCGCGGGGCTATGGTGCGCCTCGCCCGGCGCGGGCGACCTGCTGGCGCGGCGCGAGGGCATCCTCGACCCCGGCGCCACCATCACGCTCATCGTCGACGTCCACCGGATCAAGAGCCGCCCGGTGCCCGCCGGCGCGGTGAAGAGCATCGAGCTCGTCACCCGGCGCGACAGCCTGTCGCTTGCCGACTTCCGCCATCACTGGCGCGTCGTGCACGGGCCGCTCGCAGCGACGATCCCGAGCGTCTTGCGCTACGAGCAGAACCATTGCGCGCTGGAAGACTACATGGGCGGTGGCGCGCCGCGCCTCGACGGGCTCGCCATCACCTGGTTCGCCACGACCGACGCGATGCGCGAGGGCGCGCGGACGCAGGCCTATACTGACACCCGCGCCGACGAGCCCAATTTCCTGCCCGACGGCCACCTGCCGACCGTCCTCGCCCGCGAGGTGCTGGAGCGCTGA
- a CDS encoding ion transporter encodes MDIMRRIVESERFQTAIIAVIVLNAIVLGLETWPAAMTQAGGVLVVLDRIAIAIFVVEIAMKLAVYRLSFFRSAWNVFDLAIVSITFVPAGEGVSVLRALRILRALRLISVVPSMRRVVQALLRAIPGMGSVVTLLALVFYVAAVMATKLFGAAFPDWFGSMGASFYSLFQIMTLESWSMGIVRPVMEVYPFAWIFFVVFILLTTFAVLNLFIAIIVDSMSQEHAAEEAATRGALGSEHQQIMAELTALRAEVAALARGPGAGPRGD; translated from the coding sequence ATGGACATTATGCGCCGCATCGTGGAATCGGAGCGGTTCCAGACCGCGATCATCGCGGTCATCGTGCTGAACGCGATCGTGCTGGGGCTCGAGACCTGGCCCGCGGCCATGACGCAGGCGGGCGGCGTGCTGGTCGTGCTCGACCGCATCGCCATCGCGATCTTCGTGGTGGAGATTGCGATGAAGCTCGCGGTCTACCGGTTGTCCTTCTTCCGCTCGGCGTGGAACGTGTTCGACCTCGCCATCGTGTCGATCACCTTCGTGCCCGCGGGCGAGGGAGTGTCGGTGCTGCGCGCGTTACGCATCCTGCGGGCGCTCAGGCTCATCTCGGTCGTCCCGTCCATGCGGCGCGTGGTGCAGGCGCTCTTGCGCGCGATCCCGGGCATGGGGTCGGTCGTGACGCTGCTCGCGCTCGTCTTCTATGTCGCCGCCGTGATGGCGACCAAGCTGTTCGGCGCAGCGTTCCCGGACTGGTTCGGCAGCATGGGCGCTTCGTTCTACTCGCTCTTCCAGATCATGACGCTGGAAAGCTGGTCCATGGGGATCGTGCGGCCCGTCATGGAGGTCTATCCCTTCGCGTGGATCTTCTTCGTCGTCTTCATCCTGCTCACGACATTCGCGGTGCTGAACCTGTTCATCGCGATCATCGTCGACTCCATGAGCCAGGAGCACGCGGCGGAGGAGGCCGCGACCCGCGGCGCGCTCGGCAGCGAGCATCAGCAGATCATGGCGGAACTGACCGCGCTGCGGGCGGAGGTCGCAGCACTCGCGCGCGGTCCGGGCGCGGGCCCGCGCGGAGATTGA
- the leuC gene encoding 3-isopropylmalate dehydratase large subunit produces the protein MTASEPQTIIDKVWNAHAVADLGNGRTLIHVDRHVLHDVSSPQAFSGLKAAGRKVRNPELTFATADHIVSTDPGRTDATVPGGEEMIVALRRNTAASGIRNFDIDDPQQGIVHVIAPELGIALPGATLTCGDSHTSTVGALGAMAWGIGTSEVEHILATQTAILRRPRTMRIRFTGTRPEGVSAKDIVLHLIATIGTAGATGHAVEYAGPVVEAMSIEERLTLCNMTVELGGRFGMVAPDETTFAYLKGKPYAPTGAMWDAAVAAWRELRTDEGATFDREVEIDVSGLVPQVSWGTSPQDTAGIDARVPDPAAESDPKRRAGLERALAYMGLEPGAPIAGVEVQRVFIGSCTNSRIEDLRAAAAIARGRKVAPGVQAMVVPGSGTVAAAAKAEGLDRVFMEAGFAWREPGCSMCAGINADKVGPGERCVATSNRNFEGRQGPGARTHLASPATAAAAAVTGRITDPRTLMAREAA, from the coding sequence ATGACCGCTTCCGAACCGCAGACCATCATCGACAAGGTGTGGAACGCCCACGCCGTCGCCGACCTGGGCAACGGGCGCACGCTGATCCACGTCGACCGCCACGTGCTGCACGACGTATCGAGCCCGCAGGCCTTCTCCGGCCTGAAGGCCGCGGGCCGCAAGGTGCGTAACCCGGAACTGACCTTCGCCACCGCGGACCACATCGTCTCGACCGACCCGGGCCGCACCGACGCGACCGTGCCGGGCGGGGAGGAGATGATCGTCGCACTGCGGCGCAACACGGCGGCGAGCGGCATCCGCAACTTCGACATCGACGATCCGCAGCAGGGCATCGTGCACGTGATCGCGCCGGAGCTTGGCATCGCTCTGCCGGGCGCGACGCTCACCTGCGGGGACAGCCACACCTCCACGGTGGGCGCGCTGGGCGCGATGGCGTGGGGCATCGGCACGAGCGAGGTGGAGCACATCCTCGCCACCCAGACCGCGATCCTGCGCCGCCCGCGCACCATGCGCATCCGCTTTACCGGCACCCGGCCGGAGGGCGTCTCGGCCAAGGACATCGTGCTGCACCTGATCGCCACCATCGGCACGGCGGGCGCGACGGGCCATGCGGTCGAATATGCCGGCCCGGTCGTCGAGGCGATGAGCATCGAGGAGCGGCTCACCCTCTGCAACATGACGGTGGAGCTTGGCGGCCGCTTCGGCATGGTCGCGCCCGACGAGACGACCTTCGCCTATCTGAAGGGCAAGCCCTATGCCCCGACGGGCGCCATGTGGGACGCCGCCGTCGCCGCCTGGCGGGAGCTGCGCACCGACGAGGGCGCGACCTTCGACCGCGAGGTGGAGATCGACGTGAGCGGCCTCGTCCCGCAGGTCTCCTGGGGCACGAGCCCGCAGGACACCGCCGGCATCGACGCCCGCGTGCCCGACCCGGCCGCCGAGAGCGATCCGAAGCGGCGGGCGGGGCTGGAGCGCGCGCTGGCCTACATGGGGCTCGAGCCCGGTGCGCCGATCGCAGGCGTGGAAGTCCAGCGGGTGTTCATCGGCTCCTGCACCAACAGCCGGATCGAGGATCTGCGCGCGGCTGCCGCCATCGCGCGGGGCCGCAAGGTCGCGCCGGGCGTGCAGGCGATGGTGGTGCCAGGCTCGGGCACGGTCGCGGCCGCCGCGAAGGCGGAAGGCCTCGACCGCGTGTTCATGGAGGCCGGCTTCGCCTGGCGGGAGCCCGGATGCTCCATGTGCGCAGGGATCAACGCCGACAAGGTCGGGCCGGGGGAGCGCTGCGTCGCCACCTCCAACCGCAATTTCGAGGGCCGCCAGGGTCCGGGCGCGCGCACGCACCTCGCAAGTCCCGCGACCGCCGCGGCGGCCGCCGTCACCGGCCGCATCACCGATCCGCGCACGCTGATGGCCAGGGAGGCCGCCTGA
- a CDS encoding ABC transporter substrate-binding protein codes for MSIFATFGKAACVAAALALGGAGAMTASAPRADAAEVTVTHWGVLMYGAPYAVAMEKGFFKEAGVDVTGVLTSKGGGTTMRNVMAADLPYGEVALSAVVAAINQGADLKIVNTGVQTVGEILWVTLPDSPIKTTKDLDGKKVSFTSPKSVTEMLLTMVSDANGIKPDMVAAGGIGAGLTLLKEGAVVAAPIMDPIWAKLSDNYRPVFQVADELPQMIQSVGVTTSEFLKENPDTIRALVEGRRKGVDFVYANPEEAAQIVAKYYEMDPALALKAINNLIKLNYWSRGEFNLEAMDRLIGGLRIIGEVEGKVDWAKYVDDSFVK; via the coding sequence ATGTCGATCTTTGCAACGTTCGGAAAGGCTGCCTGCGTGGCGGCTGCGCTTGCACTCGGCGGCGCGGGGGCCATGACGGCGAGCGCGCCGCGCGCGGATGCCGCCGAGGTTACGGTCACGCATTGGGGCGTGCTGATGTATGGCGCGCCCTATGCGGTGGCGATGGAGAAGGGCTTCTTCAAGGAGGCCGGCGTCGACGTCACCGGCGTGCTCACCTCCAAGGGCGGCGGTACCACCATGCGCAACGTCATGGCGGCGGACCTGCCCTATGGCGAGGTGGCGCTGTCGGCGGTCGTGGCCGCGATCAACCAGGGCGCCGACCTGAAGATCGTCAACACGGGTGTGCAGACGGTGGGCGAGATCCTGTGGGTCACGCTGCCGGATTCGCCGATCAAGACGACGAAGGACCTCGACGGCAAGAAGGTCTCCTTCACCAGCCCGAAGTCGGTGACCGAGATGCTGCTGACCATGGTCAGCGACGCCAACGGCATCAAGCCCGACATGGTCGCGGCGGGCGGCATCGGCGCGGGCCTGACGCTCCTGAAGGAAGGCGCGGTCGTCGCCGCCCCGATCATGGACCCGATCTGGGCCAAGCTCTCCGACAACTACCGCCCGGTGTTCCAGGTGGCCGACGAGCTGCCGCAGATGATCCAGTCGGTGGGCGTCACCACGTCGGAGTTCCTGAAGGAGAACCCGGACACGATCCGCGCTCTGGTCGAGGGGCGGCGCAAGGGCGTCGACTTCGTCTACGCGAACCCGGAGGAGGCCGCGCAGATCGTCGCCAAGTACTACGAGATGGACCCGGCGCTGGCGCTGAAAGCGATCAACAACCTCATCAAGCTCAACTACTGGAGCCGGGGCGAGTTCAATCTCGAAGCCATGGACCGTCTGATCGGCGGCCTGCGGATCATCGGCGAGGTCGAGGGCAAGGTCGACTGGGCGAAGTACGTCGACGACAGCTTCGTGAAGTAA
- the leuD gene encoding 3-isopropylmalate dehydratase small subunit, with product MGALEKTRKVKGVAAPLPRANIDTDAIIPIRHLITVSREGLGKGLFSGWRLDAQDREVPDFVLNRPAFRNAKILIAGENFGCGSSREHAVWSLVDYGIRAVIAPSFASIFYENCKKNGLAAVVLPDEAVRALTDAAEAHAGRDTLIDIEGCTVTGPDGSLYPFEMEADRREALLQGLDEIGMTLRHAEAIAAFQARDSKLRPWIYEVPAV from the coding sequence ATGGGAGCGCTCGAGAAGACCCGCAAGGTGAAGGGCGTGGCCGCGCCGCTGCCGCGCGCCAACATCGACACCGACGCCATCATCCCGATCCGGCACTTGATCACCGTCAGCCGCGAGGGGCTGGGCAAGGGCCTGTTCAGCGGGTGGCGGCTCGACGCCCAGGACAGGGAGGTTCCGGACTTCGTGCTCAACCGTCCGGCATTCCGGAATGCGAAGATCCTGATCGCTGGGGAAAACTTCGGCTGCGGCTCCTCGCGCGAGCATGCGGTGTGGAGCCTCGTCGACTATGGCATCCGTGCCGTGATCGCGCCGAGCTTCGCCAGCATCTTCTACGAGAACTGCAAGAAGAACGGCCTCGCAGCGGTCGTGCTGCCTGACGAGGCGGTGCGCGCGCTCACCGACGCGGCCGAGGCCCATGCCGGCCGCGACACGCTGATCGATATCGAGGGCTGCACGGTGACCGGTCCCGATGGTAGCCTATATCCCTTCGAGATGGAGGCGGACCGCCGCGAGGCGCTGCTCCAGGGACTGGACGAGATCGGCATGACGCTGCGCCATGCCGAGGCAATTGCCGCTTTCCAGGCGCGTGACAGCAAGTTGCGCCCCTGGATCTACGAGGTGCCGGCCGTCTGA
- a CDS encoding ABC transporter ATP-binding protein yields the protein MTGVTRVYPATGGGPGVHALGPVDLTLAQGEFYSVVGPSGCGKSTLLDVLAGLSAPTEGTILFEGQEVRGSVPAGIGVVFQEDATFSWLTVWDNIAFGLRRAGMDAAEIERRVSYALAFMGLTDFSKAYPSQLSGGMRQRVCIARTLVMQPRLILLDEPFGALDAQTRLLMGDELLRLWRETGATVMLITHALDEAAMLSDRIGVMSARPGCLIADIETGWPRERDSRIASDDAFGHITSKLWGLLREESMKAAGMAEKGRA from the coding sequence CTGACCGGTGTGACGCGGGTCTATCCCGCGACGGGCGGCGGGCCCGGGGTGCATGCCCTGGGTCCGGTCGACCTGACGCTGGCGCAGGGAGAGTTCTATTCCGTCGTCGGCCCGTCGGGTTGCGGAAAGTCCACGCTGCTCGACGTGCTGGCCGGGCTCTCGGCCCCGACCGAGGGCACGATCCTGTTTGAAGGGCAGGAGGTGCGCGGCTCGGTGCCGGCCGGCATCGGCGTCGTCTTCCAGGAGGATGCGACCTTCTCCTGGCTGACCGTGTGGGACAACATCGCCTTCGGCCTGCGCCGGGCGGGGATGGACGCCGCCGAGATCGAGCGGCGCGTGTCCTACGCGCTGGCCTTCATGGGCCTCACCGATTTCTCCAAGGCCTATCCCTCGCAATTGTCGGGCGGGATGCGCCAGCGGGTGTGCATCGCGCGCACGCTGGTGATGCAGCCGCGCCTGATCCTGCTCGACGAGCCGTTCGGCGCGCTCGACGCGCAGACCCGCCTGCTGATGGGCGACGAGCTGCTCAGGCTCTGGCGGGAGACGGGCGCGACCGTCATGCTCATCACCCACGCGCTGGACGAAGCGGCGATGCTGTCGGACCGCATCGGGGTCATGTCGGCGCGTCCGGGCTGCCTGATCGCCGACATCGAGACCGGGTGGCCGCGGGAGCGCGACAGCCGCATCGCATCCGACGACGCCTTCGGCCACATTACGAGCAAGCTGTGGGGTCTCCTCCGCGAGGAAAGCATGAAGGCCGCTGGCATGGCGGAGAAGGGCCGGGCATGA
- a CDS encoding ABC transporter permease produces the protein MTRLGWIRLAVVAAFVLLIEVLCRTGVIGKLTMIPPSAMAVELWALLKSGKADADIVQTLRNVAVAFALSVVGGFVLGAGLHSVTRLRRAVDPFLATYYAIPFFAFYPLLVAIFGLGPAPIILIGFLFGVVAMIINTINGLDRVPRVLLKTARVCGMDPVRTALMIKLPSAAPHLFTGAKLAIAYSFIGVIAAEFIMSTSGIGYSIAYAFNNFDNRTMYALMLFIIALVTVINAVFHVWERRIMARRGR, from the coding sequence ATGACGCGGCTCGGCTGGATCCGGCTCGCGGTGGTCGCGGCCTTCGTCCTGCTCATCGAGGTGCTGTGCCGCACCGGTGTGATCGGCAAGCTGACCATGATCCCGCCGAGCGCCATGGCCGTCGAGTTGTGGGCGCTGCTGAAGTCCGGCAAGGCCGACGCGGACATCGTGCAGACGCTGCGCAATGTCGCGGTCGCCTTCGCCCTGTCGGTCGTGGGCGGCTTCGTGCTCGGTGCGGGGCTCCATTCCGTCACGCGGCTGCGCCGGGCGGTCGACCCGTTCCTCGCGACCTATTACGCGATCCCGTTCTTCGCCTTCTACCCGCTCTTGGTCGCGATCTTCGGGCTGGGGCCGGCCCCGATCATCCTGATCGGCTTCCTGTTCGGCGTCGTCGCCATGATCATCAACACGATCAACGGTCTCGACCGCGTGCCGCGCGTGCTCTTGAAGACGGCGCGCGTGTGCGGGATGGACCCGGTGCGCACGGCGCTGATGATCAAGCTGCCGAGCGCGGCGCCGCATCTCTTCACCGGGGCCAAGCTCGCCATCGCCTATTCCTTCATCGGCGTGATCGCGGCGGAGTTCATCATGTCGACCTCGGGCATCGGCTACTCCATCGCCTATGCGTTCAACAATTTCGACAACCGGACCATGTATGCGCTGATGCTCTTCATCATCGCGCTGGTGACGGTCATCAACGCCGTCTTCCACGTTTGGGAGCGGCGGATCATGGCGCGGAGGGGGCGCTGA
- a CDS encoding glutathione S-transferase N-terminal domain-containing protein — MSDARYRLIGSTASPYALKLRGILRYRRIPFDWVIMTRELRAATRHLKPMLIPVLQYPDGSHGAETTALAHDLEVRHEGRSVIPEDPAAAFLNDLLEDMADEWAVKALFFYRWWDPEDQEYVARWAGEEWSVFDAEPGSAEEAEAMRIRQVGRMPILGATQENRALLEESYRRMLAAFEPHVGMNRYLFGTRPSLADFAWYGQFSQLAIDPTPMRIMRAIAPRTDIWTRRLDDASGVEGAWHTLDRALEGAAGALLSLAGELYLPFLAANAEAYAKGAERLRIRVWGLDYTLSPFKYQVKCLDRLRARFAALPEDARARLSGSLDEAGALKILAGGTA, encoded by the coding sequence ATGAGCGATGCGCGCTACCGGCTGATTGGATCGACGGCCTCGCCCTATGCGCTCAAGCTGCGCGGCATCCTGCGCTACCGGCGCATCCCCTTCGACTGGGTGATCATGACGCGGGAGTTGCGGGCCGCGACCCGGCACCTCAAGCCCATGCTGATCCCTGTGCTGCAATACCCGGACGGAAGCCATGGGGCGGAGACGACTGCGCTCGCCCACGACCTCGAGGTGCGCCACGAGGGCCGGTCCGTCATTCCCGAAGACCCCGCGGCGGCGTTCCTGAACGACCTGCTGGAGGACATGGCGGACGAATGGGCGGTCAAGGCGCTCTTCTTCTACCGCTGGTGGGATCCGGAGGACCAGGAATACGTCGCGCGCTGGGCCGGCGAGGAATGGTCGGTCTTCGATGCGGAACCGGGAAGCGCGGAGGAGGCCGAAGCGATGCGCATCCGGCAGGTCGGGCGCATGCCGATCCTCGGCGCGACGCAGGAGAACCGCGCGCTGCTGGAGGAAAGCTACCGCCGGATGCTCGCCGCGTTCGAACCGCACGTGGGCATGAACCGCTATCTCTTCGGCACGCGGCCCTCGCTCGCCGATTTCGCGTGGTACGGGCAGTTCAGCCAGCTTGCCATCGACCCGACGCCCATGCGGATCATGCGGGCTATTGCGCCGCGCACCGACATCTGGACGCGCCGCCTCGACGACGCCTCGGGCGTGGAGGGGGCGTGGCACACGCTCGACCGCGCGCTGGAGGGTGCGGCAGGCGCGCTGCTGAGCCTCGCGGGCGAACTCTATCTGCCCTTCCTCGCGGCCAATGCCGAGGCCTATGCGAAGGGTGCCGAGCGTCTGCGCATCCGCGTCTGGGGCCTCGACTACACGCTCTCGCCCTTCAAGTACCAGGTGAAGTGCCTCGACCGGTTGCGGGCACGGTTCGCCGCCTTGCCGGAAGATGCCCGCGCCCGTCTCTCAGGCTCTCTCGATGAGGCTGGCGCGCTGAAGATCCTTGCGGGCGGCACTGCATAG